Below is a genomic region from Mustela lutreola isolate mMusLut2 chromosome 1, mMusLut2.pri, whole genome shotgun sequence.
ctccctctctcccccaggcTGTCCTCCGCCCTTTTTCAGCACCTTcgccctgccttcctcctcctccccttcttcctccctctccctacccttctTCCTGAGACACATCCCTACCAGGCACAAGGCCCTTCTCTCCTGACAAGTCTTCTAACCTTAGCCCATTCCTCACCCCTCCCCGTGTCTTGTCTCATGCGCCCCCTCAGAGTGGGAGCAGGTTGTGGGGCCCCCCAAAACAGAACCTCTGGATGGGGAGGCCTCTAGGCCACCCCCCCCATGTGACAGTTGAGGGCTGTTGCTGGCAGATAGCAGGCAGGAGTGGATACTGCCCAGTACTCTAGTTCTGGCCGTAGGGTGACCCAATTCCTCTGCTATCATGAACAGGGCCCCTCTGAAGCGGTCCCGGATCCTGCACATGGCACTGATGGGGACCTCCGACCCCTCGGGCGAGGCAGAGGCCAGCAAGGAGAAGCCCTTCCTGCTGCGGGCACTGCAGATCGCCCTGGTGGTGTCGCTCTACTGGGCCACCTCTATCTCCATGGTGTTCCTTAACAAGTACCTGCTGGACAGCCCTTCCCTACAGCTGGACACCCCCATCTTCGTCACCTTCTACCAGTGCCTGGTGACCACGGTGCTGTGCAAGAGCCTCAGCACCCTGGCCACGCTCTGCCCTGGCACCATGGACTTTCCCTCCCTGCGCCTGGACCTCAGGGTGGCCCGCAGCGTCCTGCCCCTGTCCGTGGTCTTCATCGGCATGATCACGTTCAACAACCTGTGCCTCAAGTACGTCGGGGTGGCCTTCTACAATGTGGGCCGCTCACTTACCACCGTCTTCAACGTGCTGCTTTCCTACTTGCTGCTCAAGCAGACCACCTCCTTCTATGCCTTGCTCACCTGCGGAGTCATCATCGGTGAGTAGCCAGCCAGGgccatggggagggagggggcacaggGGACCAAAACCCCAAAGAGCAACCCTGCCAAGCATCTTTGGACTTTATCTGTCCCCGTTCCCTTGCCCAGAGTCATGTGAGGAAGAGCCTGGGGCCCAGAGAGAATAAGCTTCCTGAGGTCGCCCAGCAATTTAGGGGCCCAACGTGGGCCCCTCATAACAACGAGATGGAATTATAATCTATATCACACAGGGTGAGGGAAAAAACCAAGGTAGAGAGAAGTCTAGTAATCTGTtgaagatcacacagctaataagcggcagagctgggatctgaccTCAAGCAGTCTGATCCCTATGCTTGACCACTGTGTTGCTTCTCAAGGGTTCAAGTGCCCTGACTCCCCCACCCAGTGCTATTTCCAGAGGAGAATACATCTTGCACTAAATATGCCATCACCCTCTGACCTTGCAGGCTTATAGTAATGGCTAGGAGAGTAGAAAACCATAAGCTTTGAGAGGTCTTAGCTGTCTTTCGACACTTGGCCCTGAGAAAGGAAGAATTATTGATGGGGACATTGTGCTGATCATTCCCACAGAGCATCTCCTGTGTTCCCCAGAGGTTCCCTGAGTGGTAACATCACCCTCATCAACTCCAGACCAAcaaggaaactgaaactcaggtTAAGTTACTTTTCCAAGGCCATACAGCAAGGAAGTAGCCAGGCAGGGGCATAAACCCAGACTGGCCAGACTACCAGGCCTATGTTTTTAACCCCTCTGCTCTGTTCTTGTGCCCTAGGATTGCAGCTGCACTAGCCAGCACACTAGCCACTGACACATGTGTCTATTTCAAAGTTTATTCAAATacagtgacatttttaaaattcagttcttcaggGAGGCACCAGGGTAgttcagcaggttaagcctctgctcaggtcatgatctaagggtcctgggatcaagctccgcatagggctctctgctcagtggggagcctgcttccccctcactctctgcctgcctctctgcctacttgtgatctctgccaaataaataaataaaaatctttttaaataaataaataaaattcagttctttagTTGCAGGTGTTATAACCTGATTCtgtagccacatttcaagtgcccaGTAGCCtcatgtggccagtggctactgTATTGGATGGCACGATGATAGAATGCTTCCATGATCACAGAATGGTTTTTTGGTGCATTCTGGGTAAAGGAGCACCCACTTCCCTCAGAATCCGCCCAGTGCTCTGTCATCCAGGAATGTCACCTTTTCTTCGAACCTGTTTTTCCTGGTGCCGTAAAGTTCCTGTTGATTGACCTACATATTCTTTGCTGGCATCTCAGAGTCCCAGGCCGagggcccctcccctgccacccgtCCTAGAAAATGTCACCCTCATCGAGCAGCTGCTGGGTCTCAGACTCCTCTGTCCAGCcccaagatgggagaggggagaaggctgGGGTTAGAGCAGAAGGAGCTGCTGAGGCCCCTGGCAGAGTATCAGCTGCCTGCACTCCCCCTGCTCTGCAAAGCCGGTCCCTCCAGAGCTGATGCAGAGTTCCAGGCCTTATTTAGCCAAATGCCCCAGGAATCTCCAGTTGAGCCCTACAGACCTCAGGAGGTGGGGTATGGGGTGTGGGGAATCTGGGATGGGAAGGAAATTTGCATACAGAAAGGTGAATCGCTAGGGAAATTGGGTCCAGGTCCTAAAAGTAATCAAAGTAGCTGATGACGTGATAGCTCCTAAGAAAGGTCATATTCACTGGTCATACCGATGGGGCCGAGCTGGGTCAGCTGGTGCTTCCTGCGGGCCCCAGACTTGGCCCCCTCTCGGCTGGGCTCCCCATTAAAGTGCGATGCAGAAACTTGGATGCAGAAACTTGTGGTAAGTGTCCCTCCTGGACTCGGAAAGTAGCAAGCAGGTGGACGGCAGGTGCTCTGGGCAACCCTCCACACCCCTGGAGCAGGTGTACAGATAGCTGTTTGCCAAGAAAGAGAGTACCGCACATGAGGGCCGACACTGTAGTAGACGCCTGATCTCCTTCAGCCCTCAAAGCCACCTCCAGAACAACCTCCATTCCTGTGGTCACTCAGTCAGTCAACAAACACTAACTGACAGCCGGGCACATGCCAGAGATCATGCCAAACTTTGGGGATACGAATCTGGCAAAGGTGGACGGGCATGGTGGTGATGCCTGGCCGTGAGTTCTGCTGCAGGGGTGAGGCTGTGATTGGGGTGGAGAAGAGAACCCAGTGGGGGTGGAAAGGAGGACGGTGTCGGGAATGGGATGATCCAAGCAGGCGTTCTGGAGGAAGGATTAGATAGGTATAAGGAAGGGGTGAGGAGAGAATGTTCTAGACAGAAAAAAAGTACCCATGCATTTCTTCCTGTTTGGACCAGAGTGGGACTCCCCAGACAGGAGGCTGCCCAAGTTAAGTGAGTCTGGAAGGTTTCCTGAGGGTTGTAGGCGAGGAAGGGCTTTAAGCAGATCTATCTGTACTTGAGGACGATCATTCTGGTTGCAAGTGGGAAGTAGTTTGGTTGGAGGAGGGGGTCAAGAAAATGACTCAGGTCTCTCCAGATGAAGGAAATGGGAGCTTAGGAAACTTTAGCCGACTTTCCTCAGGCCACCCAGCCTCTCAACAGCAGAACCCAATTAGAGCCCAAATCTCTCTGACACCAGAATTCAGCCCCTGCCTGCCCAGAAAGTGGGGTCTCGCTAAAGAGATGGTATAGTCGTTCCCAAGGGCAGAGGCCTAACAGCTCAGGACAGGCAAGGGGTCTTGGCAGGGAAGCCCAGGCAGGAAGAGGCCAAAGGGAGGTCTGGTATTAAGAAAGACTTACTCCCTGGAGGGGTGGCTTTGACCTTGATGCTTGAGTAGAATCCCCCAGAAAGAAGGATGAAGGCGTTTCTGGTGCAGGACACAAACAAGAACACTGCGTCCCAGTGTGAGAAGCAGGAAGATGAGAGAGACAATTTGGGACAATCATGGGACAGAGACAGGCAAAGGTCCAGGAAGGCCAATGTGCCAGATGGAAGAGTGCAGTCTTGGGGGGCAATGGGGAGCCATGGAGGCTCTGTGAGCAGGAGGTAACACAGACCGAGTGTCCAAAAGAGTGGACTGTCCCCAAAGACCTCGGGCCACAAGTGACTCAAACTCATTACAGGCTCCCATTCTACAGACAAGGAAGCCGAGACTCTGGGACCTAAAGTCACTTGCCCCAAGTCACCTTAACCACGAAGTGCTCAACCCTTTGGAGCTCATTTCCAACGTAACTTTCCAGATGCCTCAAGCCAGCACAGTCGTGGATTATGGGTTCTCAGAGCACACTGCACTGTTTTATGGCCCTCATTACAAttgtaattaaagaaataattgggAAATGAATCGTTTTAATGTCTTCCCGCTCTGCTAGAATGGAAGCTCCCGAGAAAGCATTCGTGTCCTGGGCCACTTCCCAGCCCTCGTATGGTGCTTTGCATGTATTCGAGCGTTTGGACGCCTCTGTTGCagacagggcagggagggatgggAGGGTGAGGACTGCATTACACTCTGTGAACTCCAGTGGCAAAATTCTCTGtccttcttcctccctgaccTCATCCCCCTTGACCCTCCCCTCTACCCCCCCCCCTCGCAGGTGGCTTCTGGCTCGGTGTGGaccaggagggggcagagggtacCCTGTCTTGGACGGGCACCCTCTTCGGCGTGCTGGCCAGCCTCTGTGTCTCACTCAACGCCATCTACACCAAGAAGGTGCTCCCGGCCGTGGATGGCAGCATCTGGCGCCTGACCTTCTACAACAATGTCAATGCCTGCGTCCTCTTCCTGCCCCTGCTTCTGCTGCTGGGGGAGCTGCAGGCCCTCCGCGACTTTTCCCAGCTGGGCAGCGCCCACTTCTGGGGCATGATGACCCTGGGCGGCCTGTTCGGCTTTGCCATCGGCTACGTAACCGGTCTACAGATCAAGTTCACCAGCCCCCTGACCCATAATGTGTCGGGCACGGCCAAAGCCTGTGCCCAGACGGTGCTGGCGGTGCTCTACTACGAGGAGACCAAGAGTTTCCTGTGGTGGACCAGCAACATGATGGTGCTGGGGGGCTCCTCTGCCTACACCTGGGTCCGGGGCTGGGAGATGAAGAAGATTCAGGAGGAGCCCAGCcccaaagaggaggagaaaagcagCATGGGGGTGTGAGCTGCTCCAGGAACCTCGGGATGGCCCAGTCAGGGAAAAGGCCCAGGGTAGGGCCCAAATAGCCATGAAGACATCTCTCTGGACCCTGAGTAGGGGGTCTGGAGGGGGTATTGTTTACAAACCTGATCACAGTCTGGTGGTTAAAATGAAACCAGTGTTGTCAAGGGATGTCAGAAAGTGGCCAATCCTATCTCAACCCCATGCCCTGTTTCTGGGTTTTGTCTTCCTCTAGGGAGGATGGGACCCCATGGGAACGGCCACTTGGGTTCTCTGGAAGAACCCTCACTTTCAGGGAGGCAGCACCCCTTCCTGTCCCCCTTCCAGGGCTTTCTACCTCCACGTGACCTTTGGAGTTGGGGACAGGCCACAACCATTTAGGGACAGCAGTAAGTCTTCACTTGCACCCGGGGGAGATGGGGGTGCGACTCCACCACAAACCAACTAAAGGGATTAGGGAAATCTCATCTCTCTGAGTCCCAAAACAAGGAGTGGAGTTTTGATCCCACCAATCagctgccctctagaagaaagtGTGAACAGGGCTGAGGGAGGAAACTGAcaagtgttccctcctctctgCGTCCAGCCCAGCAGGCCCCATGGAAGGGCACAGAGGATCATTTGTCCCCGACCCTGGCCTTGGGCCCCCCAGGGCCTGCTGGGAAGAGGCCTGGGAATGGGGTACCTCATGGGAAAGCACCCTTTTCCCACCATCTGTATCCTGTGTTCCCAGCTTTTGGACACAGGGGAGCCACACAGCTTGAAGAGGTTAAGCAGGGCCATTAACACCCACCCCAATCCCTGACACAAAGAAgtgtccttcctcccctccagaggggcacctggcccAGGTAAGACCTCCCAGCTTGGCCTTCTCAGAGCTGCATCCCCAAGGGGGCTGCTAGAGCAAGGGTCCTGGCTCTGAGCCCCTCACCCCCGCTCCCCTGCGGTGCTTTGCCATTCCCAGATCCTGATTCTTGTGCAAGGGTTGCAACCTGGCTCTGATGAAGGAGATAAACTGCCATGTTTCTTCCCTGAGGTTAGGGCTGAGAGAAGtttctcctcccctcacccctgccccgtGACCTCATGCCGGCCTTCACAGTCCCTGTCCTTTCTGTTGCACTCTGTTCCATCTCCTTGGGATAATGCCCTCCTGTTTTTAGTCGTCACGGGGGAAAGGTTGGGGAGGGCGAGCTTCTAACTCAAGGTGGTTTCTAAGGAAGTGAGTAAGGCCTGATGCCCTGAATGGAAACGGGAGTAAGACACTGTAGTGTAAACCCCCACCGCTGGGGTCTTTTCTTTTCTGCAAAGCAAGTGCCTGACTTAGCTCTGAGGGCTGAAGCAGCCACATCAGAGATCGCCAGCCACTGCACGAGACAGGGCCAGGCCACTTTCCCCATCAGAGGCCCCTTGGTTTTTAAGATCTTGGTTGATTTCAGTAACTGATCATTTGggccatttgtttgtttgttttttctcctccttcGCTTTAAATTTCCACTCCTATATTTTGAACTCACCAATAAAGAGGGAGCCCACAAAACCCTTGACCCCCCAATAAAAGCAGAACCCCAGGCCTGCGTGtgcgctctcattctctctccctgtcccctcccaacACCACCTTGCTGTGTGGCCCCAGGTGTGCTGTGTGGTTTCCAGATCCTATAAgtaataaacctttattttttcaaagtttctgATGGCTATTGCTGAAGGGTGTCTTGTAATCACAAGAACTGCAGGGGCCAGTCCCGTGGCCACATGGCCTGTTGACAGGCTGAGACCACCACAAAACAACCAGTGTGGCTGCGTGATTGCCCTTGCAGTCAACCAAGGGGAATGCGCTTGTTACCTGTGGCCTGCTTACCAACCACCCAAGTCAGGCAGGTGACACCATCTGGAAAAGGAACACGGCTTGCTGGAGAGTGTCACGCTGCCGAGGACAGTCTCTTACTGCTTCTGCGGTGTGTGGCCTGAGGTAGCCCCACCCAAAAGTTCGAGGCTGCCATGATGATCCAATGATCTCCCCAGAGTGGCTTGATCAAGGCCATATGGTCTAATGAGCCAATTAGACCACTAATTGCAAAGGCTTTAACTGGCTATTAATGCTCATAAGGGTCTTGCAGACTCAAGGCCAAGGAGAGCTAAGGAGGGTGGGTTGGATAGCAAGACTACTGTCACtacctaaaaaaataataataatggaccTATAAATGTCTTCAACATCTGTTCCAGTGCCTCCTAAGTGCTCCGAGGAGGTATACCAGCTCCTTGACAAGTGCAGACCCTTGTGGGTGCTGGATGTCCTTCTAGGTGTCGTTCAGTGCCCATACCACCAAGCCTAGACTTTGCAATTGGGCTCCAGAGGCCTGGGGGCTTTTCCCAAAGATCAGGTGTACACTGTGCTAGTGGAGGGAGATGCTAATCCTGGAGAGATCGATTGGGACACCCTGGAAAGTGGCAATTTACAAAGAGGGTTCACTGTGACGTCATCCAAAATTTTCCAGTAACAACAAGTAAGGTTAAGGTAATAGGATAAAAACAAGaagcagagggtgcctgggtgtctcagtcacttaagcatcagccttgagctcaggtcatgatctcagggccctgggatcaagtcccacatccagaggaggggggggtccctgctcagcgggagtctacttttccctcaatccctccccctgctcatgatctctctctctctctctctctcacgggctctccctcaaataaataaaatcttttttaaaaaaaggagaagcagaaactGAGGTCAAAAACTGTACCTGAACTGAAATTCAAACCTTTCCTAAAGATTGTATGcacaaggagagagaagaacgAATCCGCTATTATGGGGTTCCCTGTTCGTTTGGAATCAGCTCTGAACTGTCACAGCCGCCAAAAGATGTCAGCTGGCTGATATCTCTCAAACCCCCGAATCCGTAACTTTCTTAAAGATCCATTTTAGTgggatgtctggatggctcagtcagttaagcatctgactttggatcaggtcatgatcccagggtcctgggattgagccccacaagggactccttgctcagcggggagcttgtttctccctcttccttctgctctccctcttgtgctctctctctctctctctgaaaaataaatataatctttaaaaaaaaaaaaaaaaaaagatccatcttAGCTATGTGCTTGGAAGAGACCCCAGAGATCCTGAACCCTTTCGACTTTCCCCTGAACTGGGCAGAACTAAAGGCATGCCTCCCGAGGTTTCCCTGCCACCCTGGGGAAAGTTGGCAAGGATATCGGTTTCTTTTTTCTAACCCTATTATCAATATCAACAAAGGACCACCTCTTTACTGAATGCTAATCATGCCCCATGCACTAGGGAGACAAGCAGCGACTGAGACATGATAAACAATCAGATCCATGCAGTGTGGTAAGAACAAAGGAgaagacaaacaaaaagccaaaatggAGACTATCAGAGAGGAAAGTCTTCTAGATAGACTattcagggaaggcctctcagtgaacacaactctttttttcttttttttaagatttatttatttatttatttatttgagaaagagtgagagcagtggggaggggcagagggagaaggagagagagttttaagcagactccatgctgagcgagcagcctgatgctgggctagatcccatgagcccctgagatcatgacctgagcagaaaccaagactcAGCCACTGTAACTGAtggggccatccaggtgcccctgtgagcACAACTTTTAACCTCAGACTCAAATGATAGAAAAGAGCCAGCCATACGAAGGGCTAGAGAAATGGTGTTCAGGCAGAGCTTACAgcccatgcaaaggccctgaggaggaCAAAGAGCTGGGCATGGTCAAAGACCAGAGTGAAGGAAAGGGTAGCAGGAACAGAGCTAGGGAACCCAACTAGTCATTCCTACTGGGTTTCTCTTCAcagggaaaagaagacaaaatcccAGACATGGGAAAAGAGGTAGAAGCGGACTTAGCAACTTCCTGACATTACTGGGAAACACGAGTTCCTTTTGGTTCCACTTACCCAGGGGAGGAGTAGAAAGAGAGGAGTCAGAGGCCAAGCTCTGGCCAGAGAACAGGATACGGACCACAGCGAGGTTAGATTTATTCTCAGTACCATAGACAGCCACTGGGGGCGCCATCACTTGATTTACATTTTAAGGCAATCCCCagtgggggaatgggagaaagagGTAGAGGGGGTTAGAGAGCCTGCATATGGTGATGAGTACGGAgcaatatatagaattgttgaatcactatattgtagacctgaaactaacataacactgtatgctaactatactggagttaaaatttaaaaagcaataaaatactaaacaaacaaacaaataaataaaacttaaaaaaagaacaaatccttCTGGCTGTTATGAAGAGAATGGATGGGCACAAAAGGCAAGGGCTGCAAAGGCACAGTCAAGGACTCAGGGTGACCAGTAGGGAGGCTGCAGTGGTGCCCAGGGAAGAAATGATGCTGGCCTAGGCCAGTGTGGTGGCcctagggaaggggagaggacaAGTTTGAGATGCATTTTGGAGGTAAAGCCAATAGACCTTTCGGAGGGATTGGATGTGGAGTTGAGAAATTCAAGGGAGAATTCTTGAATAAAGGGAAAATTCAAGAACAATGCCCAGACCCTGGCTTACAGAACTGGGAAAGCAGGTGCCATTTATTAGACAGGGAAGACTAAGGGTTAGAGGTTGGCATGGGACCAGAAGTTTATCTGGGGACATGTTAAGTCCAAGAGGTCAGATGGTTGGTGGGAACAAGACATCATCCAGTTTGGGAATGTCAAGTAGAATGTGGGACATTAGTACTCTAGATGTTTCGGGAAGCGGAAAGCACCAAAGAAACAGCCTATCCCACTTAAGTATTGATCTGCACATGGCCTCTCCAGTGTGGTGGTCTCAGGGTAGTGTGACTCCTTGCTGGTTACTGGCTTCCATCAGAGCTCATGGCCCAAGAATAGTAGGTAAGATGTTAGCTGGCTTTTTCTGATCCAGCCTTGGAAGTGTCATGGCACTTCTGCCTTTTGCTATTGGTTAAAACAATTACAAGTCCACTCAGATCCAAGGGTAGGAGACAGggtccccacttctctctctcttggagGAGAGTCCAAGACAACTGGGGATATGCATTACCACCACACAGCCCTTCTTACGGCTGTCCATTGACAACAGCCCCTTGAAAACCTATGAGGTGCAGGGAATACAGATGACACACACATGTTTATTTCTGCAGGTCAGTGAGGAACCCCATTCGATCGCAGGTATAATGAACACCCATGCCCCGTCCTTCACAGAACTGCCCAGCACACTCTCAGTCGTAATAACTAGGTGTTTATATCTCACCTTTAGATCTTGAAAGCACTTTGAATACTGCTTATAGTCATGGACTAGCAGAACTGGAAAGGGTGAGAGTCATTGAGATTATCCAGCCTTAGTGTGAGCTCCCTGCATCACCTCCTGGAATCATCTGTCATGTCATTTAAGCTGCCTTTCATCACAACTCTTTGCATATTAATAGTACAATGTCTAAAAAGCATGAGATTCATTCTTTCAGTAACTGAGTACTTACCATGAGCCAGGCATATGTCAGAGACCCAGACAGACCATGGGGCTGGCACTCTTGGAGCTTGCTGAGAAAAGAACAATAgtaaacaaaaagccaaaaaataaataatagagagTAGGTGCCATGAAGAAGACAAGGTCTAATTAGGGCACTGGCAATGTCAGGGGAGGGACTAGATCAGAGATCAGAAAAGACCTTTCTGAGTAAAGATGTAGGGAAAGATTTAAAAGTAACAAaggagctggggcgcctgggtggctcagtgggttaagccgctgccttcggctcgggtcatgatctcagggtcctgggatcgagtcccacatcggtctctctgctcggcggggagactgcttcctcctctctctctctctgcctgcctctctgcctacttgtgatctctctctgtcaaataaataaataaaatctttaaaaaataataaaaataataaaaataaataaaagtaacaaagGAGCAGTCAGAAGAAGATCCggtagcaagtgcaaaggccctggggtgggagtgcGATTGGTGTGAGTGAAGAAAGGCAAGGCTCCAGTGACTGAGAAGTGGTGAGAAATGAAATTAGGCTGCTCTAGGTGGGAATATGTAAATCATAAGATATATTACTTACATTTCTTTCATCTGCAACTAAGAAATCCACTGCAGCTAGTTATGGCTTTTGTCTGCATACCCAGCACCTTTTATTCCTCCCACCTCCAATGCACACACTGCATCTCCCATCAAGAGTTGGGGTccattgagggtgcctgggtggctcagtgggttatgccactgctttcggttcaggtaatgatctcagggtcctgggatcgaggcctgcattgggctctctgctcagtggggagcctggtttcctctctctgcctgcctctctccctacttgtgatctgtgtgtgtgtgtgtgtgtgtgtcaaataaatgaataaaaatgaataaataatttttttataagaagAGTTGGGGTCTATTGAGTAGTCAAATCAGGGCCAAACTTGTGACTGGGTCTGACCAAGAGAATACAGGAAAAGCAATATTCTGGGGCTCTGGAGGCCAGGCTTTGACTAGCCTTTTGTTTTTGCCCCTGGCAATCCGGAGACCACCCTCAGGAGACCTAACCTAGCCATATGGG
It encodes:
- the SLC35C1 gene encoding GDP-fucose transporter 1 isoform X2, translating into MALMGTSDPSGEAEASKEKPFLLRALQIALVVSLYWATSISMVFLNKYLLDSPSLQLDTPIFVTFYQCLVTTVLCKSLSTLATLCPGTMDFPSLRLDLRVARSVLPLSVVFIGMITFNNLCLKYVGVAFYNVGRSLTTVFNVLLSYLLLKQTTSFYALLTCGVIIGGFWLGVDQEGAEGTLSWTGTLFGVLASLCVSLNAIYTKKVLPAVDGSIWRLTFYNNVNACVLFLPLLLLLGELQALRDFSQLGSAHFWGMMTLGGLFGFAIGYVTGLQIKFTSPLTHNVSGTAKACAQTVLAVLYYEETKSFLWWTSNMMVLGGSSAYTWVRGWEMKKIQEEPSPKEEEKSSMGV
- the SLC35C1 gene encoding GDP-fucose transporter 1 isoform X1, producing the protein MRRRGAGRGARSRPGMKPGPGTWKRRAPLKRSRILHMALMGTSDPSGEAEASKEKPFLLRALQIALVVSLYWATSISMVFLNKYLLDSPSLQLDTPIFVTFYQCLVTTVLCKSLSTLATLCPGTMDFPSLRLDLRVARSVLPLSVVFIGMITFNNLCLKYVGVAFYNVGRSLTTVFNVLLSYLLLKQTTSFYALLTCGVIIGGFWLGVDQEGAEGTLSWTGTLFGVLASLCVSLNAIYTKKVLPAVDGSIWRLTFYNNVNACVLFLPLLLLLGELQALRDFSQLGSAHFWGMMTLGGLFGFAIGYVTGLQIKFTSPLTHNVSGTAKACAQTVLAVLYYEETKSFLWWTSNMMVLGGSSAYTWVRGWEMKKIQEEPSPKEEEKSSMGV